One stretch of Pseudomonadota bacterium DNA includes these proteins:
- a CDS encoding nucleotidyltransferase domain-containing protein: protein MDNLQGNGYDPIVTFSEREELVRLVRGAVNAERIVLFGSTARGDSRPDSDVDILVVAKSDLPRFRRAAPIYAAVADLPFEVEALCYTPDEVAEWSGVPESLVATAMREGVVIYEAEA from the coding sequence GTGGACAACCTCCAAGGCAACGGCTACGATCCGATCGTGACGTTTTCGGAGCGAGAGGAGCTGGTCCGGCTGGTGCGCGGCGCGGTAAACGCCGAGCGGATCGTGCTATTCGGCAGCACGGCGCGCGGCGACTCCCGGCCGGACAGCGACGTCGACATCCTCGTCGTGGCGAAGAGCGATCTGCCGCGGTTCCGCCGCGCCGCGCCGATCTACGCCGCGGTCGCCGACCTGCCGTTCGAGGTGGAGGCGCTCTGCTACACCCCCGACGAGGTCGCGGAGTGGTCGGGCGTTCCGGAGTCGCTGGTCGCGACGGCGATGCGGGAGGGCGTCGTCATCTATGAAGCAGAGGCGTGA
- a CDS encoding HEPN domain-containing protein: MKQRRDLVAGWMAKAESDLRALAASLSADALDAACFHAQQAAEKALKAYLIHAGVEFPFTHNLSKLAALVASIDPALAHLADAVLPLTPYAVELRYDADFWPDRETADDARERAERVVRDIAAKLA; encoded by the coding sequence ATGAAGCAGAGGCGTGATCTCGTCGCCGGGTGGATGGCGAAGGCCGAGAGCGATCTGCGCGCGCTCGCCGCGTCGCTCTCCGCCGACGCGCTTGACGCCGCGTGCTTCCACGCCCAGCAGGCGGCGGAGAAGGCGCTGAAGGCGTACCTCATCCACGCCGGCGTCGAGTTCCCATTCACGCACAACCTGTCGAAGCTCGCGGCGCTGGTCGCGAGCATCGATCCCGCGCTGGCGCACCTGGCCGATGCGGTGCTGCCGCTGACGCCGTACGCGGTCGAGCTCCGGTACGACGCCGACTTCTGGCCGGATCGGGAGACGGCCGACGACGCGCGAGAGCGCGCCGAGCGCGTGGTCCGCGACATCGCAGCGAAGCTGGCGTGA